From candidate division WOR-3 bacterium:
AGGAGCCCGCAATATCTTCGGATGGTAAAAAGATTGTTTTCATCTCGAATCGACAAAAAGACCGGGTTGAGAAGATGCTTTATCTGGATATCTTTGTGGTTGACATTGATGGCAAAGAGGAGAGGAAGATCAAGACACCGGCGGGACCGAAAAGAGCACCTGTTTTTTCTCCGGACGGTAAATACATCGCCTATATCGGAAGGAGATATCCGGAACATTGGGTCGGTTGGCGTAATAAGTACCTCTGGTTGGCTTCCGTTGATAAGGCTAAAGTTGTGAATATAACGGCTTCTTTTGATCGAAGTTTCGATGCTTACACGGTTGATGATTCAGGCCATTATGCAGATGATTTTCTTAAATTCTCTGATGATGGAAGATTTATATACTATCCTCTTCTTGACCGCGGTAATGTGAATCTTTACGCCGTTGATGTGAAGGAACGCAGCATTAGCAAGGTTACAGAAGGTGATGAGGTTATTTATGCCTTTGATTATGACGGTAAGGATACTTTTGCCGTTGCAAGCAGCAATGTTGTGGATCCGGGTAATCTCTATTTAATAAAAAGTGGAAAACGTAAACAGTTGACCGGTATCAACAAAAGATATTTCAGTATGCACAGAATCCCCAAACCAGAAGAGCTGTGGTTTGAAGGATATAAAGGAAGAAGAATACAGGGATGGTTGTTGAAACCACCTGGGTTCAATCGAAAGAAGAGATATCCGCTGATCGTCCAGATCCACGGCGGGCCACATGCAG
This genomic window contains:
- a CDS encoding S9 family peptidase, whose translation is EPAISSDGKKIVFISNRQKDRVEKMLYLDIFVVDIDGKEERKIKTPAGPKRAPVFSPDGKYIAYIGRRYPEHWVGWRNKYLWLASVDKAKVVNITASFDRSFDAYTVDDSGHYADDFLKFSDDGRFIYYPLLDRGNVNLYAVDVKERSISKVTEGDEVIYAFDYDGKDTFAVASSNVVDPGNLYLIKSGKRKQLTGINKRYFSMHRIPKPEELWFEGYKGRRIQGWLLKPPGFNRKKRYPLIVQIHGGPHAAYGNSFFHEFQVLAAKGYIVFYSNPHGSVGYGEKFAKELHNRWGIPDTKDIMKAVHLLSRRKYIDKKRMGVMGGSYGGFMTNWLIGHTDIFKAAVTMRSVVNMLSFFCSDFGFALPKEFKGFWWRNKNFDFYWNMSPIKYVTRMKTPLLIIHSEQDHRCPISQAEELFVALKLLKRDVEMVRFPLEPHGLSRHGSPRRREKRLEFILKFIEKHLKR